Proteins encoded by one window of Microplitis demolitor isolate Queensland-Clemson2020A chromosome 6, iyMicDemo2.1a, whole genome shotgun sequence:
- the LOC103575671 gene encoding serine/threonine-protein phosphatase 6 regulatory subunit 3 isoform X1, with translation MFWANIYALSPQIEALLNKEDVTLQELMDQEEIVPECKSQNKKLVEYLTRPEIIEELVALTTKEPPEDIEERWRYKYPNVACELLTCNVPTLNEKLAGSETLLAKLYSFIDTDEPLNPLLASFFSKIIGVLLIRKSDQNWYSYQFMCLQVLEFLKGRQKCVDRLLEHLETSAIMDLVLKLVTKVEGVDMRQNILNWLDTQQLIQRLIKLLSSESNSEKHTNAAQLLCDIIKLAREYRLTCTERTDPDPILNTLESEETVSLILETILSGEHKESSIVGGIQVLLVLLGQESNNILIDPKMQGNNPGEEVTDNVDRIKIQNATLPYLEKLQQLLLNPPSKPGVKTTVGLLEIPLGNTRLHIAKLLTALLSSENIKVFRKLAELGTFQTLLDLFFKYSWNNFLHTQVDQCLALVISGEWQEKSNLVYTHIFVQCKLIDRILDAWVINDDKQKKENGIRQGYMGHLINIANNIVKKAEKSEDFDRFLKDNIPAESLHKWEALVNTQLAEINKTHQIFLGGKTQPYITSSEDSTEDFNSYSQDNYIQQVYENYQEQKMTSRFATNYGLYDDEFNEGNDALQPSNSVDQITTMPFTLTEEDLIKQEDAFNKICQQKQKAGLEEDGLEWGDEGELTFQTVIDKRDWPFKQQQHDSISSDEDEETKDIQMEIDSADPWDTPEPLSSNTILPEVNPWDSSTSPTDESSGWANFDNFDSSLHIASMNVLQSAFVPSAVVAEADNKQQVPETTTSTTDKDTTSTSAVPTSPSSSPSPSSSDIKPVEPSAADDKITAANINEEQNTIISNTIKEISNPESNVSSINVNDNANVEPIENITPSNRKPDEPEDKSRALTTL, from the exons ATGTTTTGGGCAAACATCTATGCACTGTCTCCGCAAATCGAGGCATTACTCAATAAAGAG gaTGTAACGCTCCAAGAGTTGATGGATCAAGAGGAAATCGTGCCTGAGTGTAAAAGTCAGaacaaaaaattagttgaata tttaaccAGACCTGAAATAATCGAAGAGTTGGTGGCATTGACGACTAAAGAACCGCCTGAGGACATCGAGGAAAGGTGGAGGTACAAATACCCCAATGTTGCTTGCGAGTTGCTAACGTGCAATGTCCCGACTCTTAATGAAAAGTTGGCAG GCTCGGAAACTCTGCTGGCTAAATTGTATTCTTTCATTGATACTGATGAACCTTTGAATCCACTTCTTGCCtcttttttcagtaaaataattggAGTTTTGTTGATACGTAAAAGCGAtcag AATTGGTACTCCTATCAGTTCATGTGCTTGCAGGTATTAGAGTTTCTTAAAGGTCGTCAAAAATGCGTGGATCGTCTTCTCGAGCACTTGGAGACTTCGGCGATAATGGACTTAGTATTGAAACTGGTGACCAAAGTCGAGGGTGTCGATATGCgtcagaatattttaaat tgGTTGGACACTCAACAACTTATACAAcgattgattaaattattgtcatcTGAATCAAATTCAGAAAAACATACTAATGCGGCACAGTTACTTTgtgatattattaaattagcaAGGGAATACAGGCTCACATGTACAGAACGTACTGACCCTGATCCTATTCTCAATACATTAGAGTC agaAGAAACAGTTTCGCTAATATTAGAAACTATTTTATCTGGCGAACATAAAGAAAGCAGCATCGTAGGAGGCATTCAAGTGCTATTAGTTTTACTCGGTCAAGAATCCAACAA tattttaatTGATCCAAAAATGCAAGGTAATAATCCTGGTGAAGAAGTGACAGATAATGTGGACCGTATTAAAATCCAAAATGCAACTTTACCGTACctggaaaaattacaacagCTATTATTAAATCCACCTTct AAGCCTGGAGTAAAAACAACAGTTGGATTACTAGAGATTCCACTAGGGAACACGCGCCTACATATTGCCAAATTATTGACAGCCCTTTTGTCATCGGAGAACATTAAAGTATTTCGAAAGCTCGCCGAACTCGGTACATTCCAGACTCTgttggatttatttttcaagtactCTTGGAATAATTTCCTCCATACTCAAGTCGATCAATGTCTGGCTTTAGTTATTAGCGGAGAGTGGCAGGAGAAGAGTAATTTAGTATATACGCAC ATATTCGTCCAGTGTAAATTGATTGATCGTATACTAGACGCTTGGGTGATAAACGACGATAAGCA gaaaaaagaaaatggaaTACGTCAAGGTTACATgggtcatttaataaatatagcaAATAATATTGTCAAAAAGGCTGAAAAAAGTGAAGATTTTGATAGGTTTTTAAAAGACAATATCCCGGCAGAATCTCTGCACAAGTGGGAAGCTCTTGTAAATACTCAGTTagctgaaataaataaaacacatCAAATATTCctg GGTGGAAAAACTCAGCCGTACATCACATCATCGGAAGACAGTACAGAAGATTTTAATTCTTACTCACAggataattatatacaacag GTTTATGAAAACTATCAGGAACAAAAGATGACATCACGTTTTGCTACTAACTATGGTTTATATGATGATGAATTTAATGAGGGCAATGATGCTTTACA GCCTAGTAATTCGGTAGACCAAATAACCACGATGCCTTTCACTTTAACTGAAGAAGATCTTATTAAACAAGAAGATGCATTTAacaag atttgtcaacaaaaacaaaaagccGGCCTAGAAGAAGATGGTCTTGAATGGGGTGATGAAGGTGAATTAACTTTCCAAACCGTAATTGATAAACGTGATTGGCCGTTCAAACAGCAGCAACACGATTCAATATCTTCTGACGAGGATGAAGAAACAAAAGACATACAAATGGAAATTGATTCTGCTGATc CTTGGGATACACCAGAACCTTTATCAAGCAACACAATCTTACCGGAAGTAAATCCTTGGGATTCATCAACATCGCCTACGGATGAATCATCAGGCTGGGctaattttgacaattttgATAGTTCACTCCATATTGCCAGTATGAATGTACTACAAAGTGCGTTTGTACCTAGTGCCGTAGTTGCCGAAGCTGATAATAAACAGCAAGTACCTGAAACAACGACAAGTACAACAGATAAAGATACTACTTCAACTTCAGCCGTACCAACTTCTCCGTCTTCATCTCCATCTCCTTCTTCTTCTGATATCAAGCCTGTGGAACCATCAGCCGCTGATGATAAAATTACTGCAGCAAATATCAACGAAGAACAAAATACAATTATCAGTAAtacaattaaagaaattagtAACCCCGAGAGTAATGTGTCTTCAATAAATGTAAATGATAACGCTAATGTAGAGccaattgaaaatattaccCCCAGTaatag aaAACCTGACGAGCCTGAAGATAAATCACGTGCACTTACAACTTTATAA
- the LOC103575671 gene encoding serine/threonine-protein phosphatase 6 regulatory subunit 3 isoform X2 has protein sequence MFWANIYALSPQIEALLNKEDVTLQELMDQEEIVPECKSQNKKLVEYLTRPEIIEELVALTTKEPPEDIEERWRYKYPNVACELLTCNVPTLNEKLAGSETLLAKLYSFIDTDEPLNPLLASFFSKIIGVLLIRKSDQVLEFLKGRQKCVDRLLEHLETSAIMDLVLKLVTKVEGVDMRQNILNWLDTQQLIQRLIKLLSSESNSEKHTNAAQLLCDIIKLAREYRLTCTERTDPDPILNTLESEETVSLILETILSGEHKESSIVGGIQVLLVLLGQESNNILIDPKMQGNNPGEEVTDNVDRIKIQNATLPYLEKLQQLLLNPPSKPGVKTTVGLLEIPLGNTRLHIAKLLTALLSSENIKVFRKLAELGTFQTLLDLFFKYSWNNFLHTQVDQCLALVISGEWQEKSNLVYTHIFVQCKLIDRILDAWVINDDKQKKENGIRQGYMGHLINIANNIVKKAEKSEDFDRFLKDNIPAESLHKWEALVNTQLAEINKTHQIFLGGKTQPYITSSEDSTEDFNSYSQDNYIQQVYENYQEQKMTSRFATNYGLYDDEFNEGNDALQPSNSVDQITTMPFTLTEEDLIKQEDAFNKICQQKQKAGLEEDGLEWGDEGELTFQTVIDKRDWPFKQQQHDSISSDEDEETKDIQMEIDSADPWDTPEPLSSNTILPEVNPWDSSTSPTDESSGWANFDNFDSSLHIASMNVLQSAFVPSAVVAEADNKQQVPETTTSTTDKDTTSTSAVPTSPSSSPSPSSSDIKPVEPSAADDKITAANINEEQNTIISNTIKEISNPESNVSSINVNDNANVEPIENITPSNRKPDEPEDKSRALTTL, from the exons ATGTTTTGGGCAAACATCTATGCACTGTCTCCGCAAATCGAGGCATTACTCAATAAAGAG gaTGTAACGCTCCAAGAGTTGATGGATCAAGAGGAAATCGTGCCTGAGTGTAAAAGTCAGaacaaaaaattagttgaata tttaaccAGACCTGAAATAATCGAAGAGTTGGTGGCATTGACGACTAAAGAACCGCCTGAGGACATCGAGGAAAGGTGGAGGTACAAATACCCCAATGTTGCTTGCGAGTTGCTAACGTGCAATGTCCCGACTCTTAATGAAAAGTTGGCAG GCTCGGAAACTCTGCTGGCTAAATTGTATTCTTTCATTGATACTGATGAACCTTTGAATCCACTTCTTGCCtcttttttcagtaaaataattggAGTTTTGTTGATACGTAAAAGCGAtcag GTATTAGAGTTTCTTAAAGGTCGTCAAAAATGCGTGGATCGTCTTCTCGAGCACTTGGAGACTTCGGCGATAATGGACTTAGTATTGAAACTGGTGACCAAAGTCGAGGGTGTCGATATGCgtcagaatattttaaat tgGTTGGACACTCAACAACTTATACAAcgattgattaaattattgtcatcTGAATCAAATTCAGAAAAACATACTAATGCGGCACAGTTACTTTgtgatattattaaattagcaAGGGAATACAGGCTCACATGTACAGAACGTACTGACCCTGATCCTATTCTCAATACATTAGAGTC agaAGAAACAGTTTCGCTAATATTAGAAACTATTTTATCTGGCGAACATAAAGAAAGCAGCATCGTAGGAGGCATTCAAGTGCTATTAGTTTTACTCGGTCAAGAATCCAACAA tattttaatTGATCCAAAAATGCAAGGTAATAATCCTGGTGAAGAAGTGACAGATAATGTGGACCGTATTAAAATCCAAAATGCAACTTTACCGTACctggaaaaattacaacagCTATTATTAAATCCACCTTct AAGCCTGGAGTAAAAACAACAGTTGGATTACTAGAGATTCCACTAGGGAACACGCGCCTACATATTGCCAAATTATTGACAGCCCTTTTGTCATCGGAGAACATTAAAGTATTTCGAAAGCTCGCCGAACTCGGTACATTCCAGACTCTgttggatttatttttcaagtactCTTGGAATAATTTCCTCCATACTCAAGTCGATCAATGTCTGGCTTTAGTTATTAGCGGAGAGTGGCAGGAGAAGAGTAATTTAGTATATACGCAC ATATTCGTCCAGTGTAAATTGATTGATCGTATACTAGACGCTTGGGTGATAAACGACGATAAGCA gaaaaaagaaaatggaaTACGTCAAGGTTACATgggtcatttaataaatatagcaAATAATATTGTCAAAAAGGCTGAAAAAAGTGAAGATTTTGATAGGTTTTTAAAAGACAATATCCCGGCAGAATCTCTGCACAAGTGGGAAGCTCTTGTAAATACTCAGTTagctgaaataaataaaacacatCAAATATTCctg GGTGGAAAAACTCAGCCGTACATCACATCATCGGAAGACAGTACAGAAGATTTTAATTCTTACTCACAggataattatatacaacag GTTTATGAAAACTATCAGGAACAAAAGATGACATCACGTTTTGCTACTAACTATGGTTTATATGATGATGAATTTAATGAGGGCAATGATGCTTTACA GCCTAGTAATTCGGTAGACCAAATAACCACGATGCCTTTCACTTTAACTGAAGAAGATCTTATTAAACAAGAAGATGCATTTAacaag atttgtcaacaaaaacaaaaagccGGCCTAGAAGAAGATGGTCTTGAATGGGGTGATGAAGGTGAATTAACTTTCCAAACCGTAATTGATAAACGTGATTGGCCGTTCAAACAGCAGCAACACGATTCAATATCTTCTGACGAGGATGAAGAAACAAAAGACATACAAATGGAAATTGATTCTGCTGATc CTTGGGATACACCAGAACCTTTATCAAGCAACACAATCTTACCGGAAGTAAATCCTTGGGATTCATCAACATCGCCTACGGATGAATCATCAGGCTGGGctaattttgacaattttgATAGTTCACTCCATATTGCCAGTATGAATGTACTACAAAGTGCGTTTGTACCTAGTGCCGTAGTTGCCGAAGCTGATAATAAACAGCAAGTACCTGAAACAACGACAAGTACAACAGATAAAGATACTACTTCAACTTCAGCCGTACCAACTTCTCCGTCTTCATCTCCATCTCCTTCTTCTTCTGATATCAAGCCTGTGGAACCATCAGCCGCTGATGATAAAATTACTGCAGCAAATATCAACGAAGAACAAAATACAATTATCAGTAAtacaattaaagaaattagtAACCCCGAGAGTAATGTGTCTTCAATAAATGTAAATGATAACGCTAATGTAGAGccaattgaaaatattaccCCCAGTaatag aaAACCTGACGAGCCTGAAGATAAATCACGTGCACTTACAACTTTATAA
- the LOC103575673 gene encoding leucine-rich PPR motif-containing protein, mitochondrial, whose protein sequence is MRTLMRFVRQLRKLNRVSWRVNQPRLEVPGNDRRNCFRNLSRSYMSMAAKPTMSNIYNDKLFEKIENQLRNGERVDKNDIQQLLLDIQTSGTVSNVDALMLIQSCGKPLIDADSKESIQLVQDVWDTLESLNIRIDVSHYNALLNVYLEKDHEISSAEFLSIMADGYVEPNRVTLQRLIAADCKQGNIAGATKIMKQMKQRGLALYEEIFNLLIIGHSQADDMTNAVNTLKMMENAGINPSADTYTALMCAYAKRGDMDSIKATFDEIEKTGITLLETHYMGIIYALAANGHSSQAEGLATRLPDEIGSDMDICRLLIKLINLNQLELALRLLKSSTKNPARHKKRCQYITGALVKTRVKVENVIRVCEFMEKEHLHSHAFSSTVYDYLITATDSTAVIEVMKAWSKAGGEIRDHFFWPLLVTEAKANNIDGMFDVLTCMINDFKIIPSLSTLRDYTIPYMFGNIEDIINRLTPLGIPRDNILTAIADRLLIERKVRNAAIMMTTFPTNYPKDLFIRHLVETLNVKDDVKSFSVIMRLLSNDSDLENSSNSSTIADTVLREVMEVVPDYRPNVMISLLQELQVSGISISTQTGDEVKKYLGDSVNIDVDELLLKLTSGTLIEVPLSQYNPYLTRKYTEQKEPVSTIQVAELREAFNRSVVKRDPEGVAKTLNQLEAIGYISAPVLAQAIDIFCEQENLEAAEKYMDIFSDQLPGSTLDLRKIVRFVELLIKKDRFNDAVMFLSKQPEAEGSIRFSRGFITFVQSLLETTLKRKDLQVTFQMFELLKAKKYLEPTINLLGSLVKFCLDNNDIKTAVEIFERSIKDYGCAPSRNKLLVAIIQADDQVNLQKLTKLSDDLHGKGNTKFILAVAHLNAGKKSQAKKILESPGLQIHDKPLQIAVEHFVKYNKLSDLEVLFEFTKNTTRVNRGIIYDGLLQMYIAKNDWEQGLGLWTQMQEDNVILSSNFLNKLADLLTRNNKPVPYDRSDRHRRSY, encoded by the exons atgaggACGTTGATGAGATTTGTAAGACAGCTGAGGAAATTGAACAGAGTCAGCTGGAGAGTTAATCAGCCACGGCTAGAAGTTCCTGGCAATGATCGGCGGAATTGTTTTCGAAATTTATCGAG GAGCTACATGTCGATGGCAGCGAAGCCTACGATGTCTAACATCTACAATGACAAGCTGTTCGAAAAGATTGAAAATCAGTTGAGAAATGGGGAACGAGTTGACAAAAATGATATTCAGCAGTTGCTGCTGGACATCCAGACCTCGGGGACGGTTTCTAATGTTGATGCGCTGATGTTAATTCAGAGCTGCGGCAAGCCGTTGATTGACGCTGATTCTAAGGAGAGCATTCAGTTGGTACAAGATGTCTGGGATACACTGGAGAGTTTGAATATCCGGATAGACGTGTCTCACTACAACGCTCTGCTGAATGTTTATTTGGAAAAAGACCATGAAATTTCATCAGCTGAATTCCTGTCGATCATGGCCGACGGATATGTGGAACCAAACCGCGTGACCCTTCAGCGACTGATAGCTGCCGACTGCAAGCAAGGTAACATCGCGGGAGCGACTAAAATTATGAAGCAAATGAAGCAAAGAGGTCTGGCATTGTatgaagaaattttcaatttactgATCATCGGACACAGTCAAGCCGACGACATGACCAACGCAGTTAACACGTTGAAAATGATGGAGAACGCTGGGATCAATCCATCTGCTGACACTTACACGGCTCTGATGTGCGCTTATGCTAAACGAGGTGACATGGACTCTATCAAAGCGACTTTTGATGAGATAGAAAAAACTGGAATTACTCTTCTTGAGACACATTACATGGGGATAATCTACGCTCTGGCAGCTAATGGTCATTCTAGTCAAGCTGAAGGATTAGCAACCCGGTTGCCTGATGAAATTGGCTCGGACATGGACATCTGCCGGCTGCTAATCAAGCTGATCAACTTAAACCAACTGGAACTGGCACTAAGGTTACTCAAATCATCAACAAAGAATCCCGCGAGACACAAAAAACGCTGTCAATATATAACAGGAGCTCTGGTGAAGACCAGAGTCAAAGTAGAAAATGTAATTCGCGTCTGCGAGTTCATGGAAAAGGAACATCTTCACTCCCACGCTTTCTCCTCCACTGTCTACGACTATTTGATCACAGCCACTGACTCAACTGCCGTAATAGAGGTAATGAAAGCCTGGTCTAAAGCCGGTGGGGAGATACGCGACCATTTCTTCTGGCCATTGCTCGTCACCGAAGCCAAGGCGAATAATATTGACGGCATGTTCGATGTGTTGACATGCATGatcaatgattttaaaataattccttCGCTGAGCACACTCAGGGATTACACGATTCCCTACATGTTTGGTAACATCGAGGATATCATTAACAGACTGACCCCGTTGGGGATTCCTCGCGACAACATTCTGACGGCCATTGCCGATCGTCTTCTAATCGAAAGAAAAGTAAGGAATGCTGCCATCATGATGACAACCTTCCCGACAAATTACCCGAAGGATTTGTTTATAAGACACCTGGTGGAGACTTTGAACGTCAAAGATGACGTGAAATCATTTTCAGTCATAATGAGACTCCTGTCCAATGATTCCGACCTAGAAAATTCTAGTAATTCTTCAACGATCGCGGACACTGTTCTGCGTGAAGTGATGGAAGTAGTACCGGATTACCGACCCAATGTAATGATAAGTCTTCTTCAAGAGTTACAGGTATCGGGGATCAGCATCTCTACCCAGACTGGggatgaagttaaaaaatatctagGTGACAGTGTGAACATCGATGTTGACGAATTGCTTCTCAAGTTAACCTCGGGTACTCTCATCGAGGTGCCTCTGTCTCAGTACAATCCTTACTTGACTAGGAAATATACCGAGCAGAAGGAACCGGTATCTACCATCCAAGTTGCTGAATTGAGAGAAGCATTCAATCGCAGCGTTGTGAAACGAGATCCTGAAGGTGTCGCCAAAACTTTGAACCAACTGGAAGCTATTGGGTACATATCAGCACCAGTTCTAGCTCAAGCCATTGACATCTTCTGCGAGCAAGAAAACCTCGAGGCTGCTGAGAAGTACATGGACATATTCAGCGACCAATTACCCGGGTCCACGCTAGACCTGAGGAAAATCGTGAGATTCGTCGAGTTGCTCATCAAGAAGGATCGCTTTAATGACGCCGTCATGTTCCTCAGCAAACAACCGGAAGCAGAAGGCAGCATAAGATTTTCTCGCGGGTTCATCACGTTCGTCCAGTCACTTCTGGAAACTACTTTGAAACGCAAAGACCTGCAGGTCACCTTCCAGATGTTCGAGCTACTCAAGGCGAAAAAGTATCTAGAGCCAACCATCAACTTGCTAGGTTCCTTAGTCAAGTTTTGCCTGGATAATAATGACATCAAAACGGCTGTGGAGATTTTTGAACGTTCCATCAAAGATTACGGCTGTGCTCCATCCAGGAACAAGCTGCTCGTGGCTATCATCCAGGCTGATGACCAAGTTAATCTACAAAAGCTTACAAAACTTAGTGACGACCTGCACGGCAAGggcaatacaaaatttattctagCGGTGGCGCATTTGAATGCCGGCAAAAAGAGCCAAGCGAAAAAAATTCTCGAATCTCCAGGTCTACAGATCCACGACAAGCCACTCCAAATAGCTGTTGAACACtttgttaaatataataaactctCTGATCTTGAAGTATTATTTGAGTTCACGAAAAATACCACCCGGGTAAACCGCGGCATCATATACGATGGGTTGTTGCAGATGTACATCGCGAAGAATGATTGGGAGCAAGGTCTAGGATTGTGGACGCAGATGCAAGAAGACAATGTAATActtagttcaaattttttaaataaattagctgACTTGCTTACAAGGAATAATAAACCAGTTCCTTATGATCGCAGTGACAGACATCGGAgatcttattaa